A single region of the Salvia splendens isolate huo1 chromosome 18, SspV2, whole genome shotgun sequence genome encodes:
- the LOC121777957 gene encoding uncharacterized protein LOC121777957 isoform X1 — translation MDKVAEEVEKVKKEYQVTFDQTVDHIDAIQNYGKTSRISDQIEIDEAEKKDSLPRLNGLAQDGLNMLQSLQFNLDLLAPQLPSADDAEKAQSLAQSWKNQIQRHASNFSLRLTLRNANLQAKANMKKSAQQERELLLGGGEESTARRRNLQTKAGMTSAAESITESLRRTRQLMVQEVERSASTIMTFEESSGVLKKAESEYKGHRSLFSRTRGLLSTMQRQDVLDRVILITGFVIFSLAVLYVVSKRIGVLKLQRQVIAAVKAGMAGREVIAPPPIVGGRDGVNVVPVHQNMAPDLNVPLEQVRHDEL, via the exons ATGGATAAAGTAGCGGAAGAAGTGGAGAAAGTGAAGAAAGAGTATCAAGTTACATTCGATCAAACCGTAGATCACATTGATGCAATTCAAAATTACGGAAAAACATCGCGAATTTCTGATCAAATTGAAATTGATGAAGCGGAGAAGAAAGATTCACTGCCTAGATTAAACGGGTTAGCTCAAGATGGGCTGAACATGCTGCAGTCGCTCCAGTTCAATCTTGATCTCCTCGCCCCACAATTGCCCTCTGCCGATGATGCCGAAAAGGCGCAATCTTTGGCGCAGTCGTGGAAAAATCAAATCCAGAG ACATGCATCAAATTTCAGTTTGCGGCTGACTTTAAGGAATGCAAATTTGCAAGCAAAGGCAAACATGAAGAAATCTGCTCAACAAGAG AGAGAGCTTCTTTTAGGAGGGGGCGAAGAGTCTACTGCTCGAAGGCGTAATCTACA GACTAAAGCAGGAATGACTTCTGCGGCTGAGAGCATCACAGAGAGCCTTCGTCGGACTCGCCAGCTTATGGTTCAG GAGGTTGAACGGAGTGCAAGCACTATCATGACTTTCG AGGAATCGTCTGGAGTGTTAAAGAAAGCTGAAAGTGAATACAAGGGCCACCGGTCACTATTCTCACGCACCCGAGGCCTTCTGTCCACAATGCAGCGTCAAGACGTTCTTGACAG GGTGATCCTTATCACCGGATTCGTCATTTTCTCCTTGGCCGTGCTGTACGTTGTTTCGAAACGTATTGGTGTCCTGAAGCTGCAGAGGCAAGTAATTGCTGCTGTGAAAGCAGGGATGGCGGGACGAGAAGTGATTGCGCCGCCACCTATTGTAGGTGGCAGGGATGGTGTGAATGTTGTTCCAGTTCATCAAAATATGGCTCCTGACTTGAATGTTCCATTAGAACAAGTTAGGCATGATGAGCTTTGa
- the LOC121776077 gene encoding uncharacterized protein LOC121776077 encodes MEKLQQHQWSRAVKSRLSYKNATILVCLFNITTVLLLLHGFLYSPSSKSPISNKALYRHIKESEDIRRTLIPRDLIKRVREIGEDLYVETEQILQKDAKQTAAVDLRSRLNNFRSYSDAGSNKALEEWRKRKMERARQRSLGKDGTASSQPY; translated from the exons ATGGAGAAATTGCAGCAACATCAATGGTCGAGAGCTGTGAAATCACGGTTATCTTACAAGAACGCCACAATTCTTGTCTGCTTATTCAACATCACTACTGTTCTTCTCTTGCTCCATGGCTTTCTCTATTCCCCCTCTTCCAAATCGCCCATCTCTAATAAAG CTCTATACAGGCATATAAAGGAATCCGAAGACATAAGACGCACTTTGATTCCTCGTGATCTCATCAAGAGA GTTAGAGAAATTGGAGAGGATTTATATGTCGAAACAGAACAGATCCTACAGAAAGATGCGAAGCAGACAGCTGCAGTGGACCTTAGATCAAGATTGAATAATTTCCGTTCGTATTCAGATGCAGGCAGCAACAAAG CACTTGAGGAGTGGCGCAAGCGGAAGATGGAGAGGGCGAGGCAACGTTCTTTGGGAAAGGATGGAACGGCCAGCTCCCAGCCTTATTGA
- the LOC121776075 gene encoding glutamyl-tRNA(Gln) amidotransferase subunit B, chloroplastic/mitochondrial-like has protein sequence MALTLLRGIHSNCFRLYPSVYVAKKHVRHFRVRSSQGQTAMQEKRQTQLKASPKSESAKYEEVLKNYEAVIGIETHVQLSTLTKAFCSCPYNYGAHPNTSVCPVCMGLPGALPVLNSKVIESAVKVGLALNCKLSLSSKFDRKQYFYPDLPKGYQISQFDIPIAAGGYLDVDLPVEFGGGHRKLGVTRVHMEEDAGKLLHTDNGSFSQVDLNRAGVPLLEIVSEPDMRTGIEAAEYAAELQRLVRYLGVSNGNMQEGSLRCDVNISVRPHGQEEFGTKVEIKNLNSFSSVSRAIDYEILRQAQLHSQGQADQIVQETRLWEEGAQKTFTMRKKEGLADYRYFPEPDLPGVNLSVEYISNIRDSLPELPETKRRRYENMGLNMQDVLFLANDINVAAFFDATIATGADVKLAANWIMGDIAAYMNNEKLSIDDIKLTPQELGELIASIKGGTINGKIGKEILFELVAKGGTVKGLIQEKDLVQIADPSEIEKIVDKVLANNPKQLEQYRGGKTKLQGFFAGQIMKETKGKANPALLNKILLEKLNTKP, from the exons ATGGCATTGACGTTATTAAGAGGCATACATTCAAATTGCTTTCGGTTGTACCCGTCAGTTTATGTTGCTAAAAAACATGTGAGACATTTCAGGGTGCGAAGTTCACAGGGACAAACTGCAATGCAAGAAAAGCGTCAAACTCAATTGAAAGCTTCTCCAAAATCAGAATCTGCAAAATACGAAGAAGTCTTGAAAAACTATGAGGCAGTCATTGGAATCGAAACCCATGTGCAGCTTTCCACCCTTACAAAAGCCTTCTGCAGCTGTCCTTATAACTACGGGGCTCACCCAAACACTAGTGTTTGTCCCGTTTGCATGGGATTGCCCGGGGCCTTGCCTGTTCTCAACTCAAAGGTCATAGAGTCTGCAGTAAAAGTTGGTCTAGCACTCAACTGTAAACTCTCTCTTAGCTCAAAGTTTGATAGGAAGCAATACTTTTATCCGGACCTTCCAAAAGGTTACCAAATATCGCAGTTTGATATCCCGATTGCAGCTGGTGGTTATCTTGATGTTGACCTCCCGGTTGAGTTTGGTGGCGGGCATAGAAAGTTGGGTGTGACTAGAGTTCATATGGAAGAAGATGCAGGGAAGCTGCTTCACACTGATAATGGGAGCTTTTCTCAG GTTGACTTGAATAGAGCAGGAGTTCCGTTGCTTGAAATTGTCTCCGAACCTGATATGAGAACAGGTATTGAAGCAGCAGAATATGCAGCGGAGCTACAGAGATTAGTTAGGTATCTTGGAGTGAGTAATGGGAATATGCAGGAAGGATCTCTTCGTTGTGATGTCAATATCTCAGTTCGTCCACACGGGCAGGAGGAGTTTGGGACAAAG GTCGAAATAAAAAATCTGAACTCATTCTCATCAGTGAGTAGGGCCATCGATTATGAGATATTAAGGCAGGCGCAGCTCCACAGTCAAGGTCAGGCTGATCAGATTGTGCAGGAAACTCGACTCTGGGAGGAAGGAGCTCAG AAAACATTTACAATGAGAAAGAAGGAAGGCCTTGCAGATTATCGGTATTTCCCGGAGCCTGATCTTCCCGGAGTTAATCTCAGTGTGGAGTACATAAGTAATATTCGTGATTCCCTACCTGAACTACCTGAAACAAAGCGTCGCAGATATGAGAACATGGGACTGAACATGCAGGATGTTCTTTTCCTCGCTAATGATATAAAT GTAGCAGCATTTTTCGATGCCACAATCGCCACAGGTGCTGATGTTAAACTAGCCGCTAATTGGATAATGGGTGATATCGCTGCATATATGAACAATGAGAAGTTATCTATCGATGACATTAAGCTTACCCCTCAAGAATTGGGAGAGCTCATTGCCTCGATCAAAGGTGGCACCATTAATGGGAAGATTGGCAAAGAG ATATTGTTCGAGCTGGTAGCCAAGGGTGGAACCGTTAAAGGACTTATTCAAGAAAAGGATTTGGTTCAG ATTGCTGACCCCTCTGAGATTGAGAAAATAGTGGACAAAGTCCTTGCAAATAACCCGAAGCAGTTGGAGCAATACCGAGGGGGTAAAACTAAGCTACAAGGCTTTTTTGCTGGCCAG ATAATGAAGGAAACAAAGGGCAAGGCGAATCCCGCGCTTTTGAACAAGATACTTCTTGAGAAGCTGAACACAAAGCCTTGA
- the LOC121776074 gene encoding (-)-5-epieremophilene synthase STPS3-like codes for MAALNSNSFYHRPESKFPPSLWGDQFINHVSDSKVVEKYSKTVEVMKSDVRDLLTAPETKMVDTMHLIDTLERLGISYHFENEIEDRLQQFFNLDTNYHDDEAYDLYTVTLHFRLFRQHGYPISTEIFRKWTDGNGKFNESIKSDAKGMLSLYEASYLRIRGETILDDALAFTTATLKSMVPDLRSPLKKQVERALVQPLHFGIPRLESHSYIAMYEEEEIRNETLIKFAKLDYNLLQMQLKEELQQVSRWWKELGLISKLPYARDRIVECFFWAVAMHYEPQYSLARVFFAKSTAMISVIDDTYDAYGTIEELEVFTEAMQRWDFGELSGLPEYMRPLYKAILELYIQFEEELAMEGRSYAAYYAIEGLKELVRCYFEEAKWFIKGNLPLFEEYLKLGLITSTFGYLVPSSFMGIGYARKEDFEWLRKKPKILVAACTIGRLVDDVGSYEGEMERGQLAIGVESYVKEYGVIKEEAMAKLMEIAMDAWKDTNKEMLRPSCYKSRDLLTVILNFERLVDVTYKDKEDGYTHPEKVLKPLIVDMFVDAFQV; via the exons ATGGCGGCTCTAAATTCCAACAGTTTCTATCATCGCCCTGAGTCCAAGTTCCCACCTAGCTTGTGGGGTGATCAATTCATCAATCATGTGTCCGACTCCAAG GTCGTAGAAAAATACTCCAAGACAGTTGAAGTGATGAAAAGTGATGTTCGAGATTTGCTAACAGCTCCAGAAACCAAAATGGTAGACACCATGCATCTGATCGACACACTCGAGCGCCTTGGAATTTCGTATCACTTTGAAAACGAAATCGAAGACAGACTGCAACAATTTTTCAATCTCGATACGAATTATCACGATGATGAAGCCTATGATTTGTACACCGTTACTCTCCATTTTCGATTATTCAGGCAGCACGGCTATCCTATATCTACTG AGATTTTCCGTAAATGGACTGATGGGAATGGGAAATTCAACGAGAGCATTAAGAGCGACGCGAAGGGTATGCTGAGTTTGTATGAAGCTTCGTATCTTAGAATACGCGGAGAAACCATATTAGACGACGCGCTTGCTTTTACTACTGCCACTCTAAAATCAATGGTGCCAGACCTCAGATCGCCACTGAAGAAGCAAGTTGAGCGTGCCCTAGTGCAGCCCTTGCATTTCGGGATTCCTAGACTTGAATCGCACAGTTACATCGCCatgtatgaagaagaagagatcagAAACGAAACCCTAATCAAGTTTGCCAAATTAGACTATAACCTATTGCAGATGCAGCTCAAAGAGGAGCTCCAGCAAGTTTCTAG GTGGTGGAAAGAATTAGGGCTTATCTCCAAACTTCCTTATGCAAGAGATAGAATAGTGGAGTGTTTCTTTTGGGCTGTGGCAATGCACTATGAGCCTCAATATTCCCTTGCTCGTGTCTTTTTCGCCAAGAGCACTGCTATGATATCTGTAATAGACGACACATACGATGCTTATGGTACAATCGAGGAACTCGAGGTTTTCACCGAGGCAATGCAAAG GTGGGATTTTGGAGAACTCTCTGGACTCCCCGAGTACATGAGACCTCTCTATAAAGCTATCTTGGAACTCTATATTCAATTCGAGGAAGAATTAGCTATGGAAGGACGATCATATGCAGCATACTATGCCATAGAAGGA CTAAAGGAATTGGTAAGGTGCTACTTTGAGGAGGCGAAGTGGTTCATAAAGGGTAACTTGCCACTATTTGAGGAATACCTAAAGCTTGGTCTCATTACGAGCACCTTTGGTTATCTGGTCCCCTCTTCCTTCATGGGAATAGGATATGCTCGAAAGGAAGATTTCGAGTGGCTAAGAAAGAAGCCTAAGATACTTGTTGCCGCATGCACAATAGGTCGCTTAGTTGATGACGTCGGTTCTTATGAG GGTGAGATGGAGAGAGGTCAACTTGCTATTGGTGTTGAAAGCTACGTGAAAGAATATGGTGTAATAAAAGAAGAGGCGATGGCCAAATTAATGGAAATAGCTATGGATGCATGGAAAGATACCAACAAGGAGATGTTGAGGCCTTCTTGTTACAAATCTAGGGATCTTCTTACGGTTATCCTCAATTTTGAACGCTTAGTAGATGTTACTTACAAAGACAAAGAAGATGGTTACACTCATCCCGAAAAGGTTTTGAAGCCTCTCATTGTAGACATGTTTGTCGACGCATTTCAGGTTTAG
- the LOC121777957 gene encoding uncharacterized protein LOC121777957 isoform X2, with translation MDKVAEEVEKVKKEYQVTFDQTVDHIDAIQNYGKTSRISDQIEIDEAEKKDSLPRLNGLAQDGLNMLQSLQFNLDLLAPQLPSADDAEKAQSLAQSWKNQIQSLRLTLRNANLQAKANMKKSAQQERELLLGGGEESTARRRNLQTKAGMTSAAESITESLRRTRQLMVQEVERSASTIMTFEESSGVLKKAESEYKGHRSLFSRTRGLLSTMQRQDVLDRVILITGFVIFSLAVLYVVSKRIGVLKLQRQVIAAVKAGMAGREVIAPPPIVGGRDGVNVVPVHQNMAPDLNVPLEQVRHDEL, from the exons ATGGATAAAGTAGCGGAAGAAGTGGAGAAAGTGAAGAAAGAGTATCAAGTTACATTCGATCAAACCGTAGATCACATTGATGCAATTCAAAATTACGGAAAAACATCGCGAATTTCTGATCAAATTGAAATTGATGAAGCGGAGAAGAAAGATTCACTGCCTAGATTAAACGGGTTAGCTCAAGATGGGCTGAACATGCTGCAGTCGCTCCAGTTCAATCTTGATCTCCTCGCCCCACAATTGCCCTCTGCCGATGATGCCGAAAAGGCGCAATCTTTGGCGCAGTCGTGGAAAAATCAAATCCAGAG TTTGCGGCTGACTTTAAGGAATGCAAATTTGCAAGCAAAGGCAAACATGAAGAAATCTGCTCAACAAGAG AGAGAGCTTCTTTTAGGAGGGGGCGAAGAGTCTACTGCTCGAAGGCGTAATCTACA GACTAAAGCAGGAATGACTTCTGCGGCTGAGAGCATCACAGAGAGCCTTCGTCGGACTCGCCAGCTTATGGTTCAG GAGGTTGAACGGAGTGCAAGCACTATCATGACTTTCG AGGAATCGTCTGGAGTGTTAAAGAAAGCTGAAAGTGAATACAAGGGCCACCGGTCACTATTCTCACGCACCCGAGGCCTTCTGTCCACAATGCAGCGTCAAGACGTTCTTGACAG GGTGATCCTTATCACCGGATTCGTCATTTTCTCCTTGGCCGTGCTGTACGTTGTTTCGAAACGTATTGGTGTCCTGAAGCTGCAGAGGCAAGTAATTGCTGCTGTGAAAGCAGGGATGGCGGGACGAGAAGTGATTGCGCCGCCACCTATTGTAGGTGGCAGGGATGGTGTGAATGTTGTTCCAGTTCATCAAAATATGGCTCCTGACTTGAATGTTCCATTAGAACAAGTTAGGCATGATGAGCTTTGa